The stretch of DNA taaattatatttttcatttgtttagttttaataataattgccTATAATTCTATGagaattatttcttatattttctttgcATTTGTGTACATTCATCATTGTATATTCTGTGACAAGTAAGTTGACAAATAGCCACAAGTCTATGCATctaatattcgatattttttaatacaatgatgtgttaatatttaaattgatatttaatcgTGTAaagattattaataataattgttataattttacTAAGTCTATTACATTGTAGGTATTTTGTAAAGtaatatttcgataaatcatGGTTATAAAAATGTCGTTTTTTTACATTGTAGTCCACTTTTAAACAAAGTATATGTTCATATTACTATATACATAGGATAAATTTAtacgtaaaaatgaaaaaagaaatgttcaTTTGTATTATACGACAGATATAAAGGAGAAAGCATAAATTAATAAACAGTTTATTATGGTATGTTAAATGTActttataatatatctttttctgcaaaaatttttattgtggAATTACATTGTTATATATCCTGAAGCTGTCATTGATAATTTTGGAAACCTatgattaaatttatattttagtaattaatACTGTATCTTTTatgaaatgtatatatatatattgaatattttgtacagGATTGGACTTAAATAAACAATTAGAAGGTTGGTTGGGTGCAGCAGACTTATCACATGGACCTGCTAGGGCAATAATTGCCCCGTCAGTAATTATAGTACattagaataattttcaattagaTTAAGGAATCTTTATTGAAATACGAACAAAATTTCACAGACATGCAGGTTACAGCTATTGTGGAGCATGTGCTGGTTTTGCATACCGCCAGATTAGTCCTGTTGTAGTGTAAGTTTTTTAAAGAATTCcttttttagtattttataacaaaatgTTTAGATGGATGACGtaatatatgttttataaagtataatacaatttgatataaaaagtTTCTGGTTTGACATTTAAAGATATTGTACTTCTAAATCTTTATTTGTATCTCATACTTGTTTAGCTTAGTCAGTAGCtcaaattcttttaaataaaatttacttagcatgaaaatatattttttctcaaTTTTGTCTTTCTTGTGTATATTATCAAAAATAGTAActttaaataattgaaacaatCAACAGCATACATGtaatttcctaataattatataaatatattgttgattcattatttttcttgatttttgacatgaattttatgtttatgtacaaaaataaaattatttattttttatatttttatttgaaataggAGGTTAAACATATATTAACATAAGTATATTATTACATAGGCGCAGGATTTTTATTCTTGGTCCATCACATCATGTCAGATTAGCAGGCTGTGCTCTTTCTTCTGCATCGATTTATCAAACTCCATTGTATGATCTACATATTGATCAGcaaggtataaattttataacataaaatattcaaatttaaataaaattatttctatattcaaaattaaaattaattacattccAAATATGAATTATCATCAAAGACTAGTTCAAATATAAGCTTCTGTTCATATGACAGTGTACAGAGAACTTGAAGAGACTAGACATTTTGAGTGGATGGATTTAAACACAGATGAAGAAGAACATAGCATTGAAATGCAATTGCCATTTATTGCAAAAGTTATGGAAGGgtatgtttattattatatttattatatatataattactattatattttcatttattataaatttctgtttcaaattttatatcaatataGGTTTAAAGATTCTTTCACAATAATTCCTATACTAGTGGGTTCATTAAGTCCAGAAAAAGAAGCACTCTATGGAAGATTATTAGCACCATATATGGCTGATCCACAAACATTACTTGTTATATCTTCGGATTTCTGTCATTGGGGACAGCGTTTTCGTTATACCTATTACGATAGATCCTGTGGCCCCATTTATAGATCTATTCAAAATCTTGATAAAATGGTATGTAAAATCTAAGCATAATGTCATTGtttatttccaaatatttcatatatttaaataaatgtttaaatacttGCTTATAAACTCGAATGTTCAAAGttgtttatattattatgtattatataacaATTCACAGGGTATGGACATTATAGAAACATTAAATCCCACAATGTTTACCgattatcttaaaaaatatggTAATACAATATGTGGCCGACATCCTATTAGTGTTCTTTTACAGGTAAtagcttttatttatttaaattctaagtatatttttactttcattaaaaaaatgtcaaatCTAGTCtactatacatacatataagtcttcaatatttggaattaatgatttctctaataaattttatatagttatattaaattgtaataataatattctttatgAAATGAGAtacaatttttgaaattataattaatattttaacaggCAATTCACACTTTAAAAGGGAATACTAATGGCCAAAGAATGAACTTGAAGTTTCTTAAATATGCTCAAAGCAATCAGTGCAATAACATGAATGATAGTTCTGTTAGTTATGCCAGTGCTTCCTTGGTTCTTGAGTGATACAGTATACACTTTTATTATTGTTCAGAGGATTTGCAGAAAGAAagtactaaaaaaaaaaaaaaaaacggcaGTAATAACCTATTAATCATAAAGATgcattaattataatttttaaaaaatttgttttatatttaaagagaaaaataatgacATTTAAAATCAAGTTGCAATTTACTATATCGTGTGAAATTTTCTCAATTGCTTGAgaaagaattaatatttgcaaTGAATGTGATGAGTAGAAATGTACTATCGTCAAATTtttgctttaaaaatatttcggtTTATTACTTACAAGAGATAATCAGTACTTCCAAATTTCTATTATGGAAGGAGCTTAAGTATTTCTTTGCTTTGATTAGTACTACAAttacagaaataataatatataaagtgCATTTCATATACACTAAAAATGCAGAAAGTTCAATCTATTGATGGAACAGGGAAAGACTCAATctaaagagagaaaaaggaagatattcaactattaatttatctggtcgattttattatatctttaaaaattgtataagataacaaaatatattggattgatgttattaatttaaagTTTTAGAGAAGTAAcctaaaaaaatatcaaaaacggaataattatattttgtctattaaatgttaaagcattaaaatatttatgaattatattttaaatatagaaaaatgtttattataatGGATAAATTTGACTTTGTTAGTTGTCAATTGAaaacatatattattaatataaaattattatttatttaaaaattttattttaagtttaatttaataacatttgACGTTTATTTCTGATTACTAAGAcaataaatgttaataaaatcaatgaataGAAAATACTTTGTCACAAATTGCATTATTTGTCTCAGGGATTTACACAAGCATAATGCTAATACTTTAGAATTAAAATGTACCTCTTCTAGGTCATTAGAATGAACAGTCTGCACTGATCAATATCAAGTGAAATATGACAGGTAAATAGTGTACAACTTAATCACGTTCTCTTTAAAACAAAGCAATGAAATGATCTCATATCCTTCCTACCCTACTATCTTGTTATTCCTCGTTAGTATAAGAAATTACAAACAAATACTGTATTGTTACAATAtcataatataaatgtaaaggAGGATCAGTGTGGAAAAATGTTTACACAATATATTATACCATTAttgatattcttttacttttgaTAAAATACTAATGTTAGAAGAAaacattttcatattaaacTATACGTATGatttataattcatgaaataTTGGATgattttcttttgttattttttacttttaaatttgaatttaaaactAAATTCATTGATCCATAATATGTGAAATTATAAAACTGGTCCTTCGAATGTTActttttttatctttgtacACTAAATTGATAAGATATGCATTTGTAtgaaaaacataaaacaatccatatatatgtttcatagtcgtgtaataaataaaaaatatatatatataaatttatatgtacccttttaaaaaaattaaatttcgaaaagatttataatttaaatatatatttcattgcaGTACTTACAgctattaaaataattttataaatattaataacataaCAATAAGTTTTAACAAAACAATTTGTTTACATTTacctaaaaaaaaattgacatATTTACTaagtggaataaaatttatattttaagataTTATATTTAGTTTTATATTGTATTCTTGATCCAGTCCTATGTAACAATCGGATATCAAATAAAACACTAGAGTTGTTTGTCCTTGAAAAAAAATCAGATTTTtagtttaaaaaaagaaaaatggaagttattattatatataataaaatattatataaaaaattataaatatgtacaaaaataaaattacctaGATTTGATGGTGCTGTGAATTGTAATTGATAATATTTGCGTTGTTCATTTATTCCAGATGCTCGTTTTAGAGCTAATAATTCTAGGTTAGAAGTATTACCTAAAACCAGAAACCAACCTTCATCCTTTCCTTTTTGGAACAAAGGGCAGTGTGCTTTCAAGTTATTagacttattttttcttctcattGTAATATTTAGTATATAATCTTGATccttgcaaatatttatatgatcGGAATTGTCAGTCTTTAGCGATATAAACATCTGGTTTCTCTGTTCTTCATCGTGCATTTCTATACTTAACTCGACATGAAGCATTGGCATCTCTTTCATTACTTGATGTAtctagaattaaaattattgataattaataatttcttattttcaatATCTACCTTCAATATTATAAGTTAaaagtttaatatatttacttaCTTGAAATATTTGCTCTTCTTGAAAGTCTTTACCAAGCACCTCTACAAGTGTACTATATTTGTTGCGCATAATAAAGCACAATTTTGGAAGACATGATGACAACGCcgaaaataattgtatatGTTCTGAATTTACATGTGGCAATGTAGTAATTGCAAATTCATCAATCCATCGAGCTTGAATAAGCATCTGAAGCAAATTCATTATCATAAGTGCACTTGCTAACCATCCATGTTCTGCAACTGTATCTATCATTGCCtaaaagtaaatatatattaattaaagagtattttaattataatacatgtAAAGTGATATAATAGTTTTCTTTTAACTATACATACTTGAACAATCCTAATTGATTGATCAAGTACTGATTTTAAATCAGTAATATAATCTACACATGGTAAAGGAAGTCTTGAAAAATGTGCTTGAAGTAATAAAAATGCTTTTGTATGTGGAGAACCATATGAGTAATTATCTACTTGGTAACGACACATTTTGCTTAATTCCCTGTTTACACATTAAACATAttagaacaaaataaaattttcgaaatactttttttgtttattggtaAAGATGATACTTACtcatttaataattcttcgtCATGTCTTACTGGTAATTCATTATATTCATAAGAATTACATAAAATACGTAAACATTGTTCTAATGTTAGAAATTCTTGTAACGATTCCTCAAACATTAACATAGTATGatgtgataaataataaaatgatgcTATTTTACCCATTGATTGTggatataaaatttgttcttcctagaaataataaaaatattgtaaattatccTTTGTATAacaaattagaaataaaattttaattccattCTATGTACCTGGTCAAATTTCACACAATGTGAATTTATCAACACTTTTAATGTACTGTCCACTAAAGAAGATAAGTACTGATTAATTGTATTAGGTTCTAAAGCATTTAGATCATAATATCTAGGATTTTTCATTAATCTTCTAAAAAAATACGTCCAGGTTAAATAATCTAATAATTCTTGTTTGTTTTTAATTGTACCAGCCACAATTTCAGCATTTATATGATCTGGTAAAACAGCTAGTAAACTTGATTCTACTGGGAATGGTTGATGTAGAAACCtcttataaaaatttttttttaagtcATGTACTAGAACCACTGCCACTCCTGCAGTATCAAATTGGGGTCTGCCTGCACGTCCTATCATTTGAAGTACATCTGTAATAGGCATGTCTACATAACGGTGTTGTTTACCATCATAATATTCTGTTCCTTTTATTACAACCAAGTGAGCAGGAAAATTGACACCCCAAGCTAAAGTAGCTGTTGTAATCAACACCTAAacatgatatttttattttattttattttagtagGTACTAATTGGTtgactttataaaatattttatcaaatttggTATGTTTGAAATATCTTTCCTTTGTTAAAAGGAGTTATTTTTTCAATGCAATATAATGATTAAGTATTGAGGATGTAAACAACGTTATAagtagcatatatatatatacaggtggttggtaactggtggtacaagcggaaagggggtgattctacgcgaaaaaagaagtcgaaaatatgaaataaaaattttttttttttaatttttccatccagacaacgatctacagtgagatccgttataacgtaccgcacgcataccgagcgaaaattcaaagtcgattttctcgaaagcaaagcctcaaacgaaaaatttttattctatattttcgacttcttttttcgcgtagaatcaccccctttccgcttgtaccaccagttaccaaccactctgtatatatataatattttaaatgtataCCTGAATTTTATTGTTAACAAATAATTCTTCAACAATCATTCTATCTCTATCTTGAAGACCAGCATGATGAAGCCCAATTCCAAATGCAAGTGTAAGTTTTAAGTTTGAGTCTCGTACGTGATCTAGAATAGTGTTCATTTCTTCCTCACACATATGTAACCATTGTTTAGGATTATCTTCTGCCGCAAGGTATGCAATTAAATCTAGTGCAGTTAAACGTGTTTGTCTGCGTGATGAAACAAACACTAAAGATGGACTAGATGGTGCATGTTGTTTAATCGCTTGAAAAGTTGGCCTATTCATTGTTGCCATTCGAGgacaataattttttcccGGGAACCCATGTATATGAATTGCTAACGGTACAGGTCGTACAGACGGACGAAAATTGTAAAGGCCCATTTCTTTGATACCAAGCCAATTAGCTAAATCCACTGCATTAGCTAATGCTGTAGAAAGTCCAATAACTCTTAATTTTTTTGAAGTGTGGCTAGAGATAAAATTAGTTCTTGAAATAATAACTTCCAATACAGGGCCACGATCTTCTCCTAATAAGTGAATTTCGTCTATAATAATAAGAGCAACATCCTTGACATAAGCTCTTGTTTGCCAACTTCTACTAATACCATCCCACTTTTCTGGTGTAGTTACGATAACGCTCGCACTTGCTATAACTTTAATATCTGGTGATACATCTCCAGTTAGTTCTACCACTTGTCTTCCTAGTTGTTCTTCAAGTCTAACTTTCCAATCCTTTATTCGTTCTCTAACTAAAGCTTTTAATGGTGCAATGTATACAATCTTTTGCATTGGATATTGCTTAAATACTCTAAATATAGCAATTTCTGCAGCAATTGTTTTCCCCGAACCAGTTGGAGCTCCTAACAGGACATTATTGTCTGTATGATATaaacaatgaaaaatttgtGTTTGTATTGGATTAAAATGAGAGAATTTATAAAGCTTTTCAAATAGTGGATCTTTTAATGCTTTTACAGGTAATGGTTGTAACTCTAACAAATTAGTATGTGGTGGATATATTTCAGGTAAAATTAAATCATGAAATGTTAGAGGTAGCATATTTTGACAACCTAACCAGCGATCACTTGTTGCCCTTACTATATATTGAGAAGGTAATGGTTCCTGTAATGGTATAGTCATCACAAGCTCTTGTTCAAGTTTATTGCAAACCATCTTTCTTGTCATATTAAAGCATTCATgatgataaataaaatcacTGTCTGGATCTTCTATCCATATCCAAAATGGTTCTGAAGTTTTACCATGAACACTGTCATTCCATCGAAATTGtggatatatttttaaacgtattCTTAAAACTGTGCGAGTAATAGGTTGTAAATTTGATTCCATTTCTAATGCAGGTAATTCTTCACAACATTTCTTCACCAATACTGCTACTTTCtgattatacaaaatatctcCAATTTCTTTAACGTTCATATTATTTAATCTATCAATTGTCAaatcattttcttctattttattaataatttctggAGATAAATAATGAAACTGACACAGAGGATTTTTAAAACTCCATTGTTGCACTTCAATTACCTTTGCCATTTCTAATAAACGACCAGCCATCGTTGCACGATTTTGTCCTAGCATAATATTAAACAATGCTCGACATATGCGTCCTGCATTTTGCACAATATATGCTTGATCCGATATCAATGAAAATGAATTAACTCGACCATGTGATAAGTACGTTTGCAATAGAATATTCACTTTGCCATGTATATTTTCTACACCACCTTGAACGTTAAGTTCACAATATTGTTGAATCAACTCTTCCAATTCGTTCATTTCATCCTCTCGTACTTTCAATTGTCCAAATTCTTGAGATTGAGATATCATAGCAAGTATTTCTGCTTCACTCATAATTGGTTTTGTAAgtctattaaaaatttcaatagtgtCATATTTAAGATAAAAGTGACTTGCAATACGTCCTAGATTTGTCGTACTCAAATCTCCTGTACTTATATTATATCGAATCATTTTAGCTTCATCTAACGCTTTAGCTGCTACATCGATTAactctttccttttttgttcTAGATTTGGATCATCTATAATAACTTGAGGAAGAATTCCATAAACATGGTAGTTTAACTTCATTCgaacaaataaataagtataacTTAGCCATTTTATAGCTTCTTCTACATTAGATATTGTACCTAATGCAATTTCAGCATTCAAATTATCAgccaaatatttaataaaactacTCTCAATAGGTATTTGGTTTGTTAATAACGATAAATAgtgatataatttattatgagAAGTAATAATAGTAGCGTGACCAGATACATCAAATTGTGGTCTACCAGCACGACCAAAGATTTGTAAAACATCTAATATATCTAAATCGATATACGAACCATGTTTTGCATCATATATTTCTGTTCCTCTTATAATAACTGCATGTGCAGGTAAATTTACACCCCAAGCTAATGTTGACGTGCATACTAATACCTTAATTAAACCTTCTGCAAAATACTTTTCAACCAAATTTCTTTCTGAACGCAATAAACCAGCGTGATGTACCGATAATCCGCTGctaaataattcaattagaTACCTGTTGCGTGATTTAGCAAACgctttatttgtaaattttgctTGACCTTCaggtataaataatttaagtgTACCATCTTTCATCGCTAATTCTTTTAATGTTTGTGCCACTTTAACAGTAGCATTTCGTGCATGTACAAATACCATTACTTGATGTCCTTTAGACACCATATCTATAACATTGTTGTAACATACTTGATCCATGTAATTTATTTCCTGCAACGGTGATGTAGCTTTTACACCAATAAATGTTTGACTAAGGGGTACTGGTCGAAATCGATGATCAAAATAAAAGAGTCCTACATGTGGATTCACTCTTAAAAATCTTGCAACATCTAGATAATTTGGTAAAGTTGCAGAAAGTCCAACAATTCTTATCATGCTTTGTGAAGATTCTACTTGTCTTAATGTTCGAGCAACTAATGCTTCAACTACAGGCCCTCTATCACCATGTAACAAATGCACTTCatcgataattaataattttacaatactAGTAAGAGATATATCTCCAGTACCTTTTCTAGTAACAACGTCCCATTTTTCTGGCGTAGTAACGATCATTTGTGTTTGTTGAATTTCTGATTTGGTCAATTGCATATCTCCAGTTAATTCACGAACGGATATACCAAGACATTGAAGTTTTTTACTAAAATTTGCTGTCATTTCAGCTGCTAAAGCTTTCATTGGGgttacataaattattttaaattgatttttcattaattgaccATGTTCAATATGTTGCTTTATTTGATGTACTATAGTTAACATAGCAACATTGGTCTTTCCAGCACCCGTTGGAgcagaaattaataaattctcaTTAGTATGATATGCCGCATCAAATACTATactttgtattatatttaatgaTTTAATACCACTAAAAGCCATTTGTCCAGTATCATCTAAGGAATCTATCATAACAGGTTTGTAATTTACATCAATTAGTTGAGACTCTGGAGGAGGTATAGAAACTTCCTCAAACATTTCTGTATCTTTTTTTACTGCATTCTGTGGTAACATTATTTGTTGTTTCGATACATAACCAGCTGTTGTTCTACTAGATATATTGGAGTCAAATACAAAGGGAATATTTTCTCGCATATTTCTGTctgtaacatttttttcaaatatggGTGTATGCATTTCTATTAATGCTTCATTCTTTTTTAAGGATAATTCTAATGATTCAAAACTATTTTCTTCAGattctcctcttttttctcgtttatttgatatcttatttaatttcttttctttctttcgtacTTGTTTCAGTAGCTGTTTTTCTTTCTCAGACTGTACAGTCACTTGTCCACTGATCACAGGTCTTTGGGCATTACACTTTTTTTGTACTTTTGAATCAGAACTCAAAGCTATAATACTTTTTCGATGTTCAATAATGTATTGTATAAACTCTATAGATTCACAACCTAAAAGATCAAGTAATTCATCTtctgaattttcattttttaatttactaatTATAATAAACTCTTCAAATTCTTCCAAAGTCATGTCTGTAAAATACTTTGCATATGACtctaaattttgtttatatattgCCTTATCAAactgaaatgaaaatataattgtaatttaaatattttcagaaataaataataatataaacaaattttagtACAAACTTTAGTTTTAGACAGATTTGTATCTtcatttctatatttcatcGAAAAATTGTCAGTactttgaataatattttctaaagaCATACTGCGAAGTGTTTCAGTATCTGGCCACAATACTCTTGCAGgtttatattcaatttttgaGCCAAACAACTTACTTTCtgatatttcaatattatcaGCATCTGTTTCTCTATTTCCTATGAGTACTAAAATACTTTCTTTTAATCTTCCTcgaattattctaattatctataaaaacatatatcaaatattttgatttatatatatatatataaataataaaattgcatGTACATATTTACCTCCATCATATTCTGAGCATCTTGAAATGTTAAATTTGCAGCTTTCCTTTTTAAAATTGCGAATTTTTCAttagttaacaacttgtcaTTGATTAGTAATTGTAGagtaaacaataaaaattcatcTATGAGTTCATAAGAACATTCTCCTAAAATAatgacaaataaataataactttttattttattatttaaagatattacaTACCAAACGTTTCTACAGCAATTTGACGTAGTTTATTAACATGATGTAAAGCATCTTTGGGTACATGTCTGCATAAATCTTGCCAGTTAAACTCACTGTAATAAATATACTTATAAGTATCAGTTACACAAtagtgtaataaaataaagataagaagaattattttacacagattattatattttttcatttataacaTTATGGTCATGACAAGTTGTAAATTATCCAGGTGCTAATTAATTaggtaaatataaattataagtCTTCTTAGTTGAAACCTAAAGAAATATTCTATGAGTAACTTAATGATTCAATAATGACcaaatatttgttttccataaaatatcaattataaaataccttttcaattttttatattcttcttcttttttaaataaatcatttgGTTGTAGTTCCCTTGTACTTTTAATACGTCCAAGGTTTGTAAACATACGCAAAGATCTTGTAATTCGTGGTAATTCTggcatttttaattaaaaaatatgttggAATGTTCAATCTGCAACACACAATTcatatttgtaaaaaagaaTACATTTATCTATCGAAAACTGAGTATTTTagtaaatatgttataaattacaaaaaaaagattaattactaagtcttattttatttaacacaaaaa from Bombus huntii isolate Logan2020A chromosome 3, iyBomHunt1.1, whole genome shotgun sequence encodes:
- the LOC126864048 gene encoding protein MEMO1 — translated: MALIRRATHAGSWYAGSGLDLNKQLEGWLGAADLSHGPARAIIAPHAGYSYCGACAGFAYRQISPVVVRRIFILGPSHHVRLAGCALSSASIYQTPLYDLHIDQQVYRELEETRHFEWMDLNTDEEEHSIEMQLPFIAKVMEGFKDSFTIIPILVGSLSPEKEALYGRLLAPYMADPQTLLVISSDFCHWGQRFRYTYYDRSCGPIYRSIQNLDKMGMDIIETLNPTMFTDYLKKYGNTICGRHPISVLLQAIHTLKGNTNGQRMNLKFLKYAQSNQCNNMNDSSVSYASASLVLE
- the LOC126863996 gene encoding activating signal cointegrator 1 complex subunit 3, whose translation is MPELPRITRSLRMFTNLGRIKSTRELQPNDLFKKEEEYKKLKSEFNWQDLCRHVPKDALHHVNKLRQIAVETFGECSYELIDEFLLFTLQLLINDKLLTNEKFAILKRKAANLTFQDAQNMMEIIRIIRGRLKESILVLIGNRETDADNIEISESKLFGSKIEYKPARVLWPDTETLRSMSLENIIQSTDNFSMKYRNEDTNLSKTKFDKAIYKQNLESYAKYFTDMTLEEFEEFIIISKLKNENSEDELLDLLGCESIEFIQYIIEHRKSIIALSSDSKVQKKCNAQRPVISGQVTVQSEKEKQLLKQVRKKEKKLNKISNKREKRGESEENSFESLELSLKKNEALIEMHTPIFEKNVTDRNMRENIPFVFDSNISSRTTAGYVSKQQIMLPQNAVKKDTEMFEEVSIPPPESQLIDVNYKPVMIDSLDDTGQMAFSGIKSLNIIQSIVFDAAYHTNENLLISAPTGAGKTNVAMLTIVHQIKQHIEHGQLMKNQFKIIYVTPMKALAAEMTANFSKKLQCLGISVRELTGDMQLTKSEIQQTQMIVTTPEKWDVVTRKGTGDISLTSIVKLLIIDEVHLLHGDRGPVVEALVARTLRQVESSQSMIRIVGLSATLPNYLDVARFLRVNPHVGLFYFDHRFRPVPLSQTFIGVKATSPLQEINYMDQVCYNNVIDMVSKGHQVMVFVHARNATVKVAQTLKELAMKDGTLKLFIPEGQAKFTNKAFAKSRNRYLIELFSSGLSVHHAGLLRSERNLVEKYFAEGLIKVLVCTSTLAWGVNLPAHAVIIRGTEIYDAKHGSYIDLDILDVLQIFGRAGRPQFDVSGHATIITSHNKLYHYLSLLTNQIPIESSFIKYLADNLNAEIALGTISNVEEAIKWLSYTYLFVRMKLNYHVYGILPQVIIDDPNLEQKRKELIDVAAKALDEAKMIRYNISTGDLSTTNLGRIASHFYLKYDTIEIFNRLTKPIMSEAEILAMISQSQEFGQLKVREDEMNELEELIQQYCELNVQGGVENIHGKVNILLQTYLSHGRVNSFSLISDQAYIVQNAGRICRALFNIMLGQNRATMAGRLLEMAKVIEVQQWSFKNPLCQFHYLSPEIINKIEENDLTIDRLNNMNVKEIGDILYNQKVAVLVKKCCEELPALEMESNLQPITRTVLRIRLKIYPQFRWNDSVHGKTSEPFWIWIEDPDSDFIYHHECFNMTRKMVCNKLEQELVMTIPLQEPLPSQYIVRATSDRWLGCQNMLPLTFHDLILPEIYPPHTNLLELQPLPVKALKDPLFEKLYKFSHFNPIQTQIFHCLYHTDNNVLLGAPTGSGKTIAAEIAIFRVFKQYPMQKIVYIAPLKALVRERIKDWKVRLEEQLGRQVVELTGDVSPDIKVIASASVIVTTPEKWDGISRSWQTRAYVKDVALIIIDEIHLLGEDRGPVLEVIISRTNFISSHTSKKLRVIGLSTALANAVDLANWLGIKEMGLYNFRPSVRPVPLAIHIHGFPGKNYCPRMATMNRPTFQAIKQHAPSSPSLVFVSSRRQTRLTALDLIAYLAAEDNPKQWLHMCEEEMNTILDHVRDSNLKLTLAFGIGLHHAGLQDRDRMIVEELFVNNKIQVLITTATLAWGVNFPAHLVVIKGTEYYDGKQHRYVDMPITDVLQMIGRAGRPQFDTAGVAVVLVHDLKKNFYKRFLHQPFPVESSLLAVLPDHINAEIVAGTIKNKQELLDYLTWTYFFRRLMKNPRYYDLNALEPNTINQYLSSLVDSTLKVLINSHCVKFDQEEQILYPQSMGKIASFYYLSHHTMLMFEESLQEFLTLEQCLRILCNSYEYNELPVRHDEELLNEELSKMCRYQVDNYSYGSPHTKAFLLLQAHFSRLPLPCVDYITDLKSVLDQSIRIVQAMIDTVAEHGWLASALMIMNLLQMLIQARWIDEFAITTLPHVNSEHIQLFSALSSCLPKLCFIMRNKYSTLVEVLGKDFQEEQIFQIHQVMKEMPMLHVELSIEMHDEEQRNQMFISLKTDNSDHINICKDQDYILNITMRRKNKSNNLKAHCPLFQKGKDEGWFLVLGNTSNLELLALKRASGINEQRKYYQLQFTAPSNLGQTTLVFYLISDCYIGLDQEYNIKLNIIS